The following DNA comes from Mya arenaria isolate MELC-2E11 chromosome 11, ASM2691426v1.
ACGAACACATGTTTAAAACGAACTACCCTTTACTCTGAAGTTGCAAAAAGAAGAAATAAGAgtgtttttacatgtatgttttatatatatatatatatatatatataacctaaTACCTTGTTTATGTACTTTGCAGTATTCCATGGCTAGTGCGATCTGAAACAAGACCGAGGGAAACAGTGACCGCCAGGAGGACAACTTAAGAACAGACAAACAGAAAGCCAACTGTAAACtgcaaaaaacaattatatgaaACTAACTACCGTTAGTGCTATTCTTGAAAGAATCCTGGAATTTAGGAAAATTCGTTTGTTTCCGAAACGCTTTGAATAAACACATCTGGAATATTCGAACGGGAATATTTGAAACGCTTTTGCCAATTATTTACCCTGCTTGCATTACTGTTCTTTGTTCTTAGTCGTAAAATTGCCTTGTTAAGATGCTTCACCATTATAATGGTTTGAGATATTGAGATTCTTGAAAAAGGTGAATTCATGTTGGCATATGCTAGGcataacattttaatagtaAGTATCAAATTGAGAATTATATTTGCCATACTAATGATTAATGTTCAACCAGAGTATTGTTTCACTTGGTAAACAGCGAACTCGAATGAAACTGTTTAACAAGCCAAATCTTAATTGATTACACATGCTAATGTTGAGATGTTTCAATGGATAGGCGTTTGATCCATTCAACATAAAAATCATAAACTTACTGTGAAACACACATAGGATAAACCTTCGgatgtttgaaatttgattcaAAAGACCTCACTTCTAAAGTGTATAAACGTACACTTTAAGATACGTGATTAAAACGTATTCAACCTTATTTCGCATTGGAACAATTCATACATTAAAAGTTTCTTGGAAAGGAACGAAGGGAAATAGTTAATATGTGAAAAGACAATGCTACATTAATCACCTATATTAATAGGCGATCATATGGCAAAATTAACTGCTGTCTGAGACAATTTTGCTATATAATTACCTAACTATCTATAATCAAGATGGACATGGGAGATGGTAATAAGACAGTGAACATTTCCGGCGACAACTATCTCATTTCACCAGAGCTTCGCGACGGAAGCAACAATGGGACAGACTGTTTTGAATGGTGGTGCTTTGAACATGAGACTCTTGTTGTTCTGGAAGCCGTGGCCATCATTCTGAGTTTAGTCGGCAGCTTTGGAAATTTAATAACCGTGATTGCCATACTATTCACTAGCCTCAGATACAGCGTCAACTGTATCTTAATAGGCAGTCTCAGCTTCGCTGGATTTTTGTACTGCTCGCTAATCATGTCGATGCAAGCGGTGATATTCCATAGGAAATCTCACAACATAGCACAGGATTTCTGCTCTGCAGCAGGAGGAATTCGTTATACTCTCACTGGAGTGATAATGACACATTTAGCTGCCATCGCATTGTACAGGTTTCTAAATGTCGTCTATATCAACAAGTACAGATATATGTCAGAAAACCGACAACTCGTCACTTCTCTTGTAGTTTGTTGGGTGTTGCCCTTGGTTTTCACCATTCCACCTACGGCTCGAGTATGGGGTGCATTCCAATTTCAGTCCCAGATTCTCTCCTGTACATTTGACAAAAAGGCTGACCAAAGTAACAGAGTTGTCATGGTAACCGCTGGTTTTATTGTACCGTGTCTTTTTATCATATACTGCTACGCTCGCATAGGATGTACCGCTTATAGAAGTTTAAAACGTGTTAGTCGATGGAAGGGCAACTCTCCCCAGTCAAAAGCAATACGAATGTCAACAATGATgatgtgtatatttttaatatttttcctcGGTACCTTTCCCtactttgttttaaacgtgACTGACAAAGGTTTCAAACAC
Coding sequences within:
- the LOC128208002 gene encoding G-protein coupled receptor moody-like, which produces MDMGDGNKTVNISGDNYLISPELRDGSNNGTDCFEWWCFEHETLVVLEAVAIILSLVGSFGNLITVIAILFTSLRYSVNCILIGSLSFAGFLYCSLIMSMQAVIFHRKSHNIAQDFCSAAGGIRYTLTGVIMTHLAAIALYRFLNVVYINKYRYMSENRQLVTSLVVCWVLPLVFTIPPTARVWGAFQFQSQILSCTFDKKADQSNRVVMVTAGFIVPCLFIIYCYARIGCTAYRSLKRVSRWKGNSPQSKAIRMSTMMMCIFLIFFLGTFPYFVLNVTDKGFKHPIHHIWTTMFAWVLYCCNPVVYTLMDTNFRMAYKKILMGECERNPVRRTGSSFARAASAKI